A single region of the Candidatus Tenderia electrophaga genome encodes:
- a CDS encoding phosphatidylinositol kinase translates to MATETVEVLKLSLHGITVGYLAGYQAGRNIVVFDPAYVADPDRPTFTLSGITDHPASGKIYASPWVRQQRLHPVLSNLLPEGALRNWFAQTLKVHPDNEFPLFAQVGTDLPGALVAEPVAPEQIPEGVLDHRTRVEAVPKRVSHGQPHFSLAGVQMKFSMHETDGRFNISQPDSLGEWIVKTPSTRHQGVPVNEYTAMTLAALAGVEIPEIRLVQLDRLQDLPPLNLPSEPYAYAIRRYDRHAQRGRVHAEDFAQVLFKYAHEKYSTASFEQLGKVLYQFTGLGLANVQQMARRLLVNILLGNGDAHLKNWSLIYPNRITAELAPAYDIVYTQAYIPGESQISLNLAGNKEWYAMTMEHFETWANSVGVPWRAIKPHLDDVMEAARGAWPENLEGAPMMDAHKTALRAHWQRLHKDFAIQ, encoded by the coding sequence ATGGCGACGGAGACGGTCGAGGTCCTCAAGCTCAGTCTACATGGGATAACGGTGGGTTACTTGGCAGGTTACCAAGCCGGCCGCAATATAGTGGTCTTTGATCCCGCCTATGTGGCCGATCCGGACCGCCCAACCTTCACTCTTTCCGGGATTACCGATCATCCAGCCAGCGGCAAGATTTACGCATCCCCCTGGGTGCGCCAACAGCGTCTGCACCCGGTACTCTCCAATTTGTTGCCGGAAGGTGCATTGCGGAATTGGTTTGCCCAAACGCTCAAAGTGCATCCCGACAATGAATTCCCCCTCTTTGCCCAAGTCGGGACCGACCTGCCCGGCGCCCTGGTGGCTGAGCCGGTGGCGCCTGAGCAGATCCCCGAGGGCGTGCTGGATCACCGGACCCGAGTGGAGGCGGTGCCGAAAAGGGTGTCGCATGGACAGCCACACTTCTCGCTGGCCGGTGTGCAGATGAAATTCTCCATGCATGAAACCGATGGCCGCTTCAATATCTCGCAGCCAGACTCCCTGGGGGAGTGGATTGTCAAGACTCCCTCCACCCGTCATCAGGGTGTGCCGGTGAACGAATACACGGCCATGACGCTGGCCGCATTGGCAGGTGTCGAGATACCCGAAATCAGGCTGGTGCAGCTGGACCGATTACAGGACCTGCCGCCGCTCAACCTTCCGAGCGAACCATACGCCTATGCCATTCGCCGGTATGACCGCCATGCGCAGCGTGGCCGAGTCCACGCCGAGGATTTTGCGCAAGTGCTGTTCAAGTATGCTCACGAGAAGTACAGCACCGCCAGCTTCGAGCAGCTTGGCAAGGTACTCTACCAATTCACGGGTCTTGGCCTGGCCAATGTTCAGCAGATGGCAAGGCGCTTGCTCGTGAATATCCTGCTGGGCAACGGTGATGCGCACTTGAAAAACTGGAGCCTAATCTACCCAAATCGAATTACCGCGGAACTGGCGCCGGCCTATGACATCGTCTATACCCAGGCCTACATTCCGGGCGAGTCCCAAATATCCCTCAACCTGGCCGGCAACAAGGAGTGGTACGCCATGACCATGGAGCACTTTGAAACATGGGCAAATTCTGTGGGTGTGCCTTGGCGGGCGATCAAGCCCCATCTGGACGATGTTATGGAGGCGGCGCGCGGTGCGTGGCCTGAAAATCTTGAGGGTGCGCCGATGATGGACGCGCACAAAACAGCCTTGCGAGCGCATTGGCAAAGGCTGCATAAGGACTTTGCCATTCAATAG
- a CDS encoding antirestriction protein has translation MNNTMDLEMPVTATQVRDADRVKMLPKYFGRDLMRVESAIYAFMDRLCENYQGGYWDFYELSNGGFYMAPATEEMLNLSWAENYFQGEMSADAAGVVACLFAYNHLAWETRDESLILMYESLREYVGFHTEASLIFRAID, from the coding sequence ATGAACAATACTATGGACCTAGAAATGCCGGTGACCGCGACGCAGGTTCGGGATGCGGATCGAGTGAAGATGCTGCCAAAATATTTTGGGCGGGATCTGATGCGGGTTGAATCGGCGATCTACGCTTTCATGGATCGGTTATGTGAGAACTACCAGGGTGGCTATTGGGATTTCTATGAGCTGTCGAACGGTGGGTTCTATATGGCGCCGGCAACGGAGGAAATGCTGAACCTGAGTTGGGCGGAGAACTATTTTCAAGGGGAAATGAGCGCCGATGCTGCCGGGGTTGTGGCGTGCCTGTTTGCTTACAACCACCTGGCCTGGGAGACGCGCGATGAAAGCTTGATCCTGATGTATGAGTCTTTACGTGAATATGTGGGCTTTCATACTGAAGCCAGTCTGATTTTTAGGGCGATTGATTAG